The genomic DNA ACCTGAGTCAGAAGGAAACAGGGAAACGGTTGAATATATCCCAAATGCATGTGTCACGATTGCAACGTAGAGCGCTTGAAAAATTAAAAGATGCGATACGCGTCGATCCTGCGGAGGCTTTTAATGATTGAAAAATATGTACATCAACGAGTGGACTTGAGTACATTTCAACGATCAAAAATTGAAGGTCAGTGCAACGGCGACAGCTATTTCACAAAGGAGACGAAGGACTATTTCGTTTGCCTCGTAGCTGATGGTCTGGGTAGCGGTCAAGCTGCTCATGACGCATCCGCTAAAGCTGTCAAAGTCGTAGAAGACAACCACCATGAGGACGTCGATACGTTGATCCAGCTATGTAATGATGCTCTCTTCAATACACGTGGTGCTGTTTTGACCTTGTTTAAAGTATACTTCAAGGATCAGATTTTGGAATATTGTGGTGTAGGGAATATTCGACTGATTATTGGACTACCATCCGGTAAGATCGTCCATGCCATTCCTAAGTCCGGATTCCTTTCAGGAAAACCCATGAAATTTGATGTTCGACAAGTTTCCATTCAAGAAGGCTCTATGTTTATCGCCTATTCGGATGGTGTCGAGCTTAGTTCTCCTGATAAACGGAATGTCATGCGTGCAAAAAGTCCAAGAGTCGCATCCAGCTACTTAAAGCAAAAATGCCTCCAGGCAGTAGATGATATGACATGTGTAATTGGAAAGGTAACATAGAAGAAGGTGACTTTTATTATCCAGTCACCTTCTTTTTTATGGAATCCATTCATAGCCTATGGAATCACAAGCCTGGAGCGATCCTTCTCGACAACCTTCCTCTGCAGATTTCATCGACTACGTTTATTTGGTAAACTTGAGTCTATAGCGTAAAAGTATGAGGAGGAACATAATTGGAATTGAATAATGAACTCATAAAGCAAGTATCCACTGAAACAAAGCTATCTATAAAGAACGTAACCAATATCATCAATCTTCTTGAAGAAGGAAATACCGTCCCCTTTATTGCACGTTACCGAAAAGAGCTGACGGGTGCAGCTGATGAAGTGCAGATCCGTGACGTCTCAGATGCGTGGGAATATAAACGCAACTTGGAAAAGCGGAAGGAAGAAGTCCTTCGACTGATCGAGGAACAAGATAAATTGACGGATAACCTGAAAGAGGAAATACATAAAGCGACGAAACTTCAACAAGTGGAGGATCTCTATCGTCCATATAAACAGAAGAAGCGGACACGAGCGACGACAGCGAAAGAAAAAGGACTCGAACCTCTTGCCGATTTGTTGATGGAGCAGCGGAAGAATATTGAAGTAGCCTCGGAAGCCGAGAAGTTCCTATCTGAAGAAAAAGAAGTTCACTCGATTGAAGACGCTCTTCAAGGCGCAGAGGATATCATCGCAGAGCGAGTCTCTGACGATTCCGACAACCGGACATGGATTCGAACGCTCACCTTTCAAGAAGGGATCGTCGAAACGAAAATAAAAACAAAAGAAGTTGAGGGAGAAGACGCAAAGACGTACGAAATGTACCATGACTATCAAGAACCGGTGAAAAAAATCGTCCCTCATCGTACACTAGCCGTTAATCGCGGGGAAAAGGAAGGTGTATTAAGAGTAGCCATTACAGCTCCCGTGGATAAAATCCTAAGGAAGTTGAGAGAAAAATACATCAAGCTTGATACGCCTTCAAGTGAATACATCGAACGAGCAATCCAGGACGGGTATAAACGTTTGATCGCACCGTCCATTGAACGGGATATTCGTAACGAATTAACGGAGCGTGCTGACGAGCAAGCCATTCGTATATTCTCTGAAAATCTACGCCACCTTCTTCTTCAGCCTCCATTGAAAGGGAAAATTGCTCTTGGAATCGATCCTGGATATCGGACGGGTTGTAAAATTGCAGTCGTGGATGACACGGGTAAAACCTTGGATATTGATGTCATGTATCCGACGCCGCCACGATCTGACATCGAAAACTCGAAAGCGATCCTAAAAAGGATGATTGAAAAACACGATGTCGAAATCATTGCAATCGGTAACGGAACAGGCTCTCGTGAAACAGAACAATTCGTTTCAGACCTGATTAAAGAACTTGACCGTAAGTTAGCCTATATTATCGTGAATGAAGCTGGTGCAAGTGTGTATTCCGCATCTGAGATTGCACGTCAGGAATTCCCTGACCTTAAGGTTGAAGAGAGAAGTGCTGTCTCAATTGCAAGAAGACTGCAGGATCCTTTGGCCGAGCTGGTCAAAATCGATCCGAAATCCATCGGAGTCGGCCAGTACCAGCACGACGTCTCGCAGAAGGAACTGAATGATTCGCTGACATTCGTCGTAGAAACGGTCGTTAACCAAGTCGGTGTTAACGTAAATACAGCTTCACCATCCTTGCTGCAATATGTCGCTGGTCTTTCCAAGACGGTTGCCAATAACATCGTGAAACAACGAGAGGAAGAAGGAAAATTCACGAGCAGGATACAACTAAAAAAAATACCGCGTCTCGGAGCGAAAACGTATGAGCAATGTATCGGATTCCTCAGAATCATGGAAGGGAAGACGCCGTTGGATCAAACACCGATTCATCCGGAAAGCTATTCGGATACACGTAAGCTCTTGGATTCATTAGGGGCGTCGGAGCAGGAAATCGGAACGGATGAAATGAGAGCGAAGCTGCAATCATTAAATCTATCTGAAACAGCTGAGGCGCTTGGTATCGGGGAATTGACACTCAAGGATATCGTTGATGCACTCGTCAAGCCATCAAGAGATCCCCGTGATGAAGTAACCAAACCTCTATTAAAAACAGATGTATTGAAGATGGAAGATCTCGAAGAAGGGATGGAACTTGAAGGGACAGTCAGGAATGTCGTTGATTTTGGAGCCTTTGTCGATATCGGAGTGAAACAGGATGGACTAGTCCACATTTCCAAGCTGAGTAAAAACTACGTCAAACACCCGATGGATGTTGTACACGTTGGCGAGGTAGTCAAAGTGTGGGTGGAGCAAGTTGATTTGAATAAACAACGGATTGCGCTGACAATGGTAAATCGATAAGACATAAAAAGCACTGCTTGCTAAGAGCAGTGTTTTTTTCTGTAAAAGAACCAACATTGGTTAAGAAGTTTGATTTGGTATCTGTCTTTATTGAGATAAGCATTCCTCAGCTGTTTTTTGAACCAGTAAGGCATGATGAGCCTCTCCTCACTTTCCTTAATGGTGGTTATTAGTCTATGTGTGATGGCTTGCCCTTGTTCGTGATATACCGATAACTTTTCTTTTCATTGTAAATTTGGCAAAATAGATTAGGGAGATAGGTGAGGATAAATGAAACAAAGCGAGCTGCAAAAACTCGTCGAAAGCATATCATTGGAATACTTCCACCGACCGTTCAAGCATTCGGCAAGCTTCAATAATCGCTTAAGAACGACAGGCGGCAGATATCTCTTAAAAAGCCACAATCTCGAATTCAATCCGAAACAATTGGAAGTTCATGGGATGGAATCCTTCATTGGCATCATTAAGCACGAATTGTGCCACTACCATCTTCACCTTCTAAAGAAGGGTTATCGGCATCGGGACCAAGATTTCAAACAGCTGTTACAGAAGGTTGGAGGAAGCAGGTATTGCCAGATGATCCCTGGACAGCGAAGGGAAGAAACAATAAAGTATCTTTATCAATGCAAAGTGTGCGGACAGACCTATCCGCGAAAGCGGAAGGTAAATATAAAGAAGTATGGATGCGGCAAATGTAGAGGGAAGTTAATTCTGAAATAATTGTTGACTAAAACGATGGTGTGTGTTACTTTAATAAAGTCGCTAAGGGGACGAGCGCTCCTGCGATAACAGGAAACAAAAACAGATAAAATTATTTCGAAAAAGATATTGACTTCACTTTTTATCTGTTGTAAGATACTTATTGTCGCTAAAAAACGAATCACACTTTATTCCACAGTAGCTCAGTGGTAGAGCTATCGGCTGTTAACCGATCGGTCGCAGGTTCGAGTCCTGCCTGTGGAGCCATACGGAGAAGTACCCAAGTGGCTGAAGGGGCGCCCCTGCTAAGGGTGTAGGTCGTGTAAGCGGCGCGAGGGTTCAAATCCCTCCTTCTCCGCCATTTAAACAAACTTTTACTTTTTATCTGGCCCCTTGGTCAAGTGGTTAAGACACCGCCCTTTCACGGCGGTAACACGGGTTCGAATCCCGTAGGGGTCACCACTTTTTATTGAAGAAACACATAGATAAGATGGACCCGTGGTGTAGGGGTTAACATGCCTGCCTGTCACGCAGGAGATCGCCGGTTCGAATCCGGTCGGGTCCGCCATTTAATCTGAATATTACCCAGTTAAAACGATGGGCTATAGCCAAGCGGTAAGGCAACGGACTTTGACTCCGTCATGCGTTGGTTCGAATCCAGCTAGCCCAGCCATTTAACGAGCCATTAGCTCAGTCGGTAGAGCATCTGACTTTTAATCAGAGGGTCGAAGGTTCGAGTCCTTCATGGCTCACCACTTTCTTTGCGGGTGTGGCGGAATTGGCAGACGCGCTAGACTTAGGATCTAGTGTCCTTGCGACGTGGGGGTTCAAGTCCCTCCACCCGCACCATTATTAAAATAATTGGTGCAACACGGATTAACGGAAGTGCATCGCTAGTTTAAATATCCATTTAGCGGTCGTGGCGGAATGGCAGACGCGCTAGCTTGAGGGGCTAGTGGGTGTATACCCGTGGAGGTTCGAGTCCTCTCGACCGCACCATAAAATAAATACTTCATTATTACTTTGCGCCCGTAGCTCAATTGGATAGAGCGTCTGACTACGGATCAGAAGGTTAGGGGTTCGACTCCTCTCGGGCGCGCCATTCATTTACGGGAAGTGGCTCAGCTTGGTAGAGCACCTGGTTTGGGACCAGGGGGTCGCAGGTTCAAATCCTGTCTTCCCGACCATCACATATGCGGGTGTAGTTTAGTGGTAAAACAAGAGCCTTCCAAGCTCTGGTCGTGAGTTCGATTCTCATCACCCGCTCCATTATGGGCCTATAGCTCAGCTGGTTAGAGCGCACGCCTGATAAGCGTGAGGTCGGTGGTTCGAGTCCACTTAGGCCCACCATTTATACAACTCCTTCGAAACATAGAGCCTTTCAATTCACGTTGATTCTCTTTATGATCGATTACAAAACAAGACAAAAACTTTCTCAAATAAGTTATTGACATTGTTGTTGTGAAGATGGTACATTGTTTAAGTCGCTTCAAAACGACAAACAAAAAACGAGTCGCATTATGCGGTTCGAAAGCTCTTTGAAAACTGAACAAAAGCCAAGCGTGAAACGGGTTTTTAATAACCCTGAATCAATTTCGATTTACATTTATGAGCAAGACAAACTTTACTTTATTGGAGAGTTTGATCCTGGCTCAGGACGAACGCTGGCGGCGTGCCTAATACATGCAAGTCGAGCGGATCAATGGGGAGCTTGCTCCCCTGAGATCAGCGGCGGACGGGTGAGTAACACGTGGGCAACCTACCTGTAAGACTGGGATAACTCCGGGAAACCGGGGCTAATACCGGGTAACACCTACCTCCGCATGGAGGAAGGTTAAAAGATGGCTTCTTGCTATCACTTACAGATGGGCCCGCGGCGCATTAGCTAGTTGGTGGGGTAAGAGCTTACCAAGGCGACGATGCGTAGCCGACCTGAGAGGGTGATCGGCCACACTGGGACTGAGACACGGCCCAGACTCCTACGGGAGGCAGCAGTAGGGAATCTTCGGCAATGGGCGAAAGCCTGACCGAGCAACGCCGCGTGAGCGATGAAGGCCTTCGGGTCGTAAAGCTCTGTTGTTAGGGAAGAACAAGTACCGTTCGAATAGGGCGGTACCTTGACGGTACCTAACCAGAAAGCCACGGCTAACTACGTGCCAGCAGCCGCGGTAATACGTAGGTGGCAAGCGTTGTCCGGAATTATTGGGCGTAAAGCGCGCGCAGGCGGTCTCTTAAGTCTGATGTGAAAGCCCACGGCTCAACCGTGGAGGGCCATTGGAAACTGGGGGACTTGAGTACTGGAGAGGAGAGTGGAATTCCATGTGTAGCGGTGAAATGCGTAGATATATGGAGGAACACCAGTGGCGAAGGCGGCTCTCTGGCCAGTAACTGACGCTGAGGCGCGAAAGCGTGGGGAGCAAACAGGATTAGATACCCTGGTAGTCCACGCCGTAAACGATGAGTGCTAGGTGTTGGGGGGTTCCACCCTCAGTGCTGACGTTAACACATTAAGCACTCCGCCTGGGGAGTACGGCCGCAAGGCTGAAACTCAAAGGAATTGACGGGGGCCCGCACAAGCAGTGGAGCATGTGGTTTAATTCGAAGCAACGCGAAGAACCTTACCAGGTCTTGACATCCTTCGCTACTTCCAGAGATGGAAGGTTCCCCTTCGGGGGACGAAGTGACAGGTGGTGCATGGTTGTCGTCAGCTCGTGTCGTGAGATGTTGGGTTAAGTCCCGCAACGAGCGCAACCCTTGATCTTAGTTGCCAGCATTCAGTTGGGCACTCTAAGGTGACTGCCGGTGACAAACCGGAGGAAGGTGGGGATGACGTCAAATCATCATGCCCCTTATGACCTGGGCTACACACGTGCTACAATGGATGGTACAAAGGGCAGCAAAACCGCGAGGTTGAGCGAATCCCATAAAGCCATTCTCAGTTCGGATTGCAGGCTGCAACTCGCCTGCATGAAGCCGGAATTGCTAGTAATCGCGGATCAGCATGCCGCGGTGAATACGTTCCCGGGCCTTGTACACACCGCCCGTCACACCACGAGAGTTTGTAACACCCGAAGTCGGTGAGGTAACCTTTTGGAACCAGCCGCCGAAGGTGGGACAGATGATTGGGGTGAAGTCGTAACAAGGTAGCCGTATCGGAAGGTGCGGCTGGATCACCTCCTTTCTAAGGAGTCCTTTAAGGACATAACACGCTTGAGTTTTTGTTCGGTTTTGAATGAGCTTAACCTCATTCAATTCTATTGGCCTTTGCGCCTGCGTCTACTAGAGAACGCTTTGTAGAAAGCTTCCTCGGCGCATGGCAGCAATGATGCTACTTCGTGTAGTGGCCATGTTTAGTTTTGAAAGAGCTGAATCTCTTTCACCACCATGTTCCTTGAAAACTAGATAACGAAAATCTTGAAAACAAGACATCGAAACGTCATTTTAAATGACAAGAAATAAGTGTAAGTTCATTCATAACGTGGTTAAGTTATGAAGGGCGCACGGTGGATGCCTTGGCACTAGGAGCCGAAGAAGGACGGGACGAACACCGATATGCCTCGGGGAGCTGTAAGTAAGCTTCGATCCGGGGATTTCCGAATGGGGGAACCCACTATCCGTAATGGGATAGTATCCATACCTGAATACATAGGGTATGAGAAGGCAGACCTGGGGAACTGAAACATCTTAGTACCCAGAGGAAGAGAAAGCAATCGCGATTTCCTGAGTAGCGGCGAGCGAAACGGAAACAGCCCAAACCAAGAGGCTTGCCTCTTGGGGTTGTAGGACACTCTATACGGAGTAAGAAAGGAACGGCGTAGGCGAAGCGGTCTGGAAAGGCCCGCTAGAAGAGGTAACAGCCCTGTAGCCAAAATGTCGTTCCCTCCAGAGTGGATCCTGAGTACGGCGGGACACGTGAAACCCCGTCGGAATCTGGGAGGACCATCTCCCAAGGCTAAATACTCCCTAGTGACCGATAGTGAACCAGTACCGTGAGGGAAAGGTGAAAAGCACCCCGGAAGGGGAGTGAAAGAGATCCTGAAACCGTGTGCCTACAAGTAGTCGGAGCCCATTAACGGGTGACGGCGTGCCTTTTGTAGAATGAACCGGCGAGTTACGATAACGTGCAAGGTTAAGTTGAAAAGACGGAGCCGCAGCGAAAGCGAGTCTGAATAGGGCGAAGGAGTACGTTGTCGTAGACCCGAAACCGAGTGATCTACCCATGTCCAGGGTGAAGTTCAGGTAACACTGAATGGAGGCCCGAACCCACGCACGTTGAAAAGTGCGGGGATGAGGTGTGGGTAGGGGTGAAATGCCAATCGAACTCGGAGATAGCTGGTTCTCCCCGAAATAGCTTTAGGGCTAGCCTCGTGGTGAGAGTTCTGGAGGTAGAGCACTGATTGGACTAGGGGTCCCCACAGGATTACCGAATTCAGTCAAACTCCGAATGCCAGGAACTTGTCCACGGGAGTCAGACTGCGAGTGATAAGATCCGTAGTCGAGAGGGAAACAGCCCAGACCATCAGCTAAGGTCCCCAAGTATACGTTAAGTGGAAAAGGATGTGGAGTTGCTTAGACAACCAGGATGTTGGCTTAGAAGCAGCCACCATTTAAAGAGTGCGTAATAGCTCACTGGTCGAGTGACTCTGCGCCGAAAATGTACCGGGGCTAAACGTATCACCGAAGCTATGGATTGTACCGTTGGTACAGTGGTAGGGGAGCGTTCGAAGGGCTGAGAAGCGAGACCGGAAGGACTCGTGGAGCGCTTTGAAGTGAGAATGCCGGTATGAGTAGCGAAAAGAGAAGTGAGAATCTTCTCCATCGAAAGCCCAAGGTTTCCTGAGGAAGGCTCGTCCGCTCAGGGTTAGTCGGGACCTAAGCCGAGGCCGAAAGGCGTAGGCGATGGATAACAGGTTGATATTCCTGTACCACCTCCTTTCCGTTTGAGCAACGGGGGGACGCAGGAAGGTAGGGAGAGCGCGCTGATGGATATGCGCGTCCAAGCAGTCAAGGCCGGTGGATAGGTAAATCCGTCCACCATACGGCGGAGCTGTGATGGCGAGGGAATTAAAGTACCGAAGTCCCTGATCCTACACTGCCAAGAAAAGCCTCTAGCGAGGAAAGAGGTGCCCGTACCGTAAACCGACACAGGTAGGCGAGGAGAGAATCCTAAGATGCTCGGGAGAACTCTCGTTAAGGAACTCGGCAAAATGACCCCGTAACTTCGGGAGAAGGGGTGCTCTGATAGGGTGTATGCCCGAGAGAGCCGCAGTGAAAAGATCCAAGCGACTGTTTAGCAAAAACACAGGTCTCTGCGAAGCCGTAAG from Pseudalkalibacillus sp. SCS-8 includes the following:
- a CDS encoding protein phosphatase 2C domain-containing protein; translation: MIEKYVHQRVDLSTFQRSKIEGQCNGDSYFTKETKDYFVCLVADGLGSGQAAHDASAKAVKVVEDNHHEDVDTLIQLCNDALFNTRGAVLTLFKVYFKDQILEYCGVGNIRLIIGLPSGKIVHAIPKSGFLSGKPMKFDVRQVSIQEGSMFIAYSDGVELSSPDKRNVMRAKSPRVASSYLKQKCLQAVDDMTCVIGKVT
- a CDS encoding Tex family protein, with translation MELNNELIKQVSTETKLSIKNVTNIINLLEEGNTVPFIARYRKELTGAADEVQIRDVSDAWEYKRNLEKRKEEVLRLIEEQDKLTDNLKEEIHKATKLQQVEDLYRPYKQKKRTRATTAKEKGLEPLADLLMEQRKNIEVASEAEKFLSEEKEVHSIEDALQGAEDIIAERVSDDSDNRTWIRTLTFQEGIVETKIKTKEVEGEDAKTYEMYHDYQEPVKKIVPHRTLAVNRGEKEGVLRVAITAPVDKILRKLREKYIKLDTPSSEYIERAIQDGYKRLIAPSIERDIRNELTERADEQAIRIFSENLRHLLLQPPLKGKIALGIDPGYRTGCKIAVVDDTGKTLDIDVMYPTPPRSDIENSKAILKRMIEKHDVEIIAIGNGTGSRETEQFVSDLIKELDRKLAYIIVNEAGASVYSASEIARQEFPDLKVEERSAVSIARRLQDPLAELVKIDPKSIGVGQYQHDVSQKELNDSLTFVVETVVNQVGVNVNTASPSLLQYVAGLSKTVANNIVKQREEEGKFTSRIQLKKIPRLGAKTYEQCIGFLRIMEGKTPLDQTPIHPESYSDTRKLLDSLGASEQEIGTDEMRAKLQSLNLSETAEALGIGELTLKDIVDALVKPSRDPRDEVTKPLLKTDVLKMEDLEEGMELEGTVRNVVDFGAFVDIGVKQDGLVHISKLSKNYVKHPMDVVHVGEVVKVWVEQVDLNKQRIALTMVNR
- the cmpA gene encoding cortex morphogenetic protein CmpA, whose translation is MPYWFKKQLRNAYLNKDRYQIKLLNQCWFFYRKKHCS
- a CDS encoding SprT family protein, whose amino-acid sequence is MKQSELQKLVESISLEYFHRPFKHSASFNNRLRTTGGRYLLKSHNLEFNPKQLEVHGMESFIGIIKHELCHYHLHLLKKGYRHRDQDFKQLLQKVGGSRYCQMIPGQRREETIKYLYQCKVCGQTYPRKRKVNIKKYGCGKCRGKLILK